From Toxotes jaculatrix isolate fToxJac2 chromosome 1, fToxJac2.pri, whole genome shotgun sequence, a single genomic window includes:
- the nkpd1 gene encoding NTPase KAP family P-loop domain-containing protein 1 has protein sequence MYGATKDDIYAYALSKTLAKVSSPATVGLYSSCQNRINMILGKMEVYMNKEAVRIEKEYKGRPRSVKPSFTGFLALIGRLLFYRPIWTEENQRHQDIRFIYVHFSAWHFAGSDLLWAGLAIRLFQAMQLNFGKLQLVLYRVVQHDEEDEIKKKIVENGPSSWRSKKICCCPLWFLVLSILVVPIIIMVFLLTFGLPKPEVKPDEGVDGTDGQVGMLEGLAIAALGVPAASALRFIYLMVKNLIFSQDLNIKKGMDNQQISSQLGFMNEVRKEMWLLSRFIQFMEIFERRRIRVVLKITSLDRCSPKKIVAVLEAINILLSDEESPFISILAVNPDVLVQKVNFADSCFSKEDRAYALLNRIVTLGYTVPPLCSDSKCSLFYSLTSNSKFSVDKGMGKDEDRTMDHEETSSSDGGEVHIPLEDLNPLLGKTTTSLDVNENEVEMLVESALTCNKRKINKYMLDDAMSMRRVINSIRVTVIIMKALKQELPQPENIAAWVVLANQWPCRLSWIIQCVEDAQQRADIDRKNAANTDGSKTLWNVFSESRAELYVMSAQIEDLLEQDGDPELFERFLAVDFRFTINDLKTFEVATVNLDHTIKKELAKIRGTSRLKDSGWMRDLAPLPITTIIKMDTEDVCRELERMKYPSKYIDIVKSNDLNGSALLFGNADDLKELLGMTFGEWATFKLHFLGLPSHLRSQYRNMPLTPSHLSHNHLLRNNAHFPHHYSSNPNLLDS, from the exons ATGTATGGTGCAACAAAAG ATGATATTTATGCATATGCCCTGTCCAAGACCCTGGCAAAAGTTTCATCACCTGCGACTGTAGGTCTCTACTCCTCATGTCAGAATCGAATTAACATGATCCTTGGAAAAATGGAAG TGTACATGAACAAGGAGGCTGTGAGGATTGAGAAGGAGTACAAGGGAAGGCCTCGCTCAGTTAAGCCTTCATTTACGGGCTTTCTAGCACTCATTGGCCGACTGCTCTTCTACAGGCCCATTTGGACTGAGGAGAACCAGAGGCACCAGGACATCAGGTTCATTTATGTGCATTTTAGTGCCTGGCATTTTGCAGGCAGTGACCTGCTTTGGGCTGGGCTAGCCATACGATTGTTTCAGGCCATGCAGTTGAACTTTGGGAAATTACAGCTTGTGCTTTACCGCGTGGTTCAACATGACGAAGAGGACGAAATCAAGAAGAAG ATTGTAGAAAATGGTCCTAGCAGTTGGAGGTCTAAGAAAATTTGTTGCTGCCCTCTGTGGTTTCTGGTCCTGTCCATTCTTGTGGTACCAATTATCATCATGGTATTCCTGTTGACATTTGGCCTTCCCAAACCTGAAGTGAAACCAGACGAGGGGGTGGATGGAACAGATGGCCAGGTGGGTATGCTGGAGGGCCTGGCCATTGCTGCTTTAGGAGTCCCAGCAGCAAGCGCACTTAGGTTTATCTATCTAATGGTTAAGAACCTTATCTTCAGCCAGGACCTGAACATTAAGAAGGGGATGGACAATCAACAGATCAGCAGCCAACTGGGCTTCATGAATGAGGTGAGGAAGGAAATGTGGTTACTGTCTCGCTTCATCCAGTTTATGGAGATTTTTGAGAGGAGAAGGATTCGAGTTGTGCTGAAGATCACCAGTCTGGACCGGTGCTCCCCCAAGAAAATTGTTGCAGTTCTGGAAGCCATCAACATTCTGCTTTCAGATGAGGAGAGTCCATTTATTTCAATTCTGGCAGTAAACCCAGATGTTCTTGTACAAAAAGTGAATTTTGCAGACAGCTGCTTTAGCAAAGAGGACAGAGCTTATGCGCTGTTGAACCGCATAGTGACTCTTGGCTACACTGTCCCACCACTGTGTAGTGATTCAAAGTGCAGTTTATTTTACAGCCTTACAAGCAATTCAAAATTCTCTGTGGATAAGGGCATGGGAAAAGATGAAGATAGAACTATGGACCATGAAGAGACATCTTCCTCAGATGGAGGAGAAGTGCATATTCCACTGGAAGATTTAAATCCACTGCTCGGTAAAACTACAACATCACTGGATGTAAATGAAAACGAAGTAGAGATGCTGGTTGAGAGCGCCCTCACctgcaataaaagaaaaattaacaAGTACATGTTAGATGATGCCATGTCTATGAGGAGGGTGATCAACTCCATTCGAGTGACTGTGATCATCATGAAGGCCTTGAAACAAGAGCTTCCTCAACCAGAAAACATTGCAGCGTGGGTGGTCTTAGCCAATCAGTGGCCCTGCCGACTCAGCTGGATCATCCAGTGTGTGGAAGATGCTCAGCAAAGAGCAGATATTGATCGTAAGAATGCAGCCAACACTGATGGTTCAAAGACCTTATGGAACGTCTTCAGTGAGTCCAGGGCTGAGCTGTATGTGATGAGTGCACAGATCGAGGACCTCCTGGAGCAGGACGGAGATCCTGAGCTGTTTGAAAGATTTCTGGCAGTAGATTTCCGATTCACCATAAATGACTTGAAGACGTTTGAAGTGGCGACAGTAAACCTGGATCATACAATTAAAAAGGAGCTGGCTAAGATCAGAGGGACATCCAGGCTGAAAGATTCTGGTTGGATGAGGGACCTAGCTCCTCTGCCCATCACAACTATCATCAAAATGGATACAGAGGATGTATGCAGAGAG tTGGAGAGGATGAAGTACCCCAGCAAGTATATTGATATCGTGAAAAGCAATGACCTCAATGGTTCAGCACTGCTCTTTGGCAATGCAGATGACCTTAAAGAGCTCCTAGGTATGACCTTTGGCGAATGGGCAACTTTCAAACTTCACTTCCTGGGCTTACCATCACATCTCCGATCACAATACAGGAACATGCCGCTGACaccttctcatctctctcacaaCCACCTTTTGAGAAATAACGCACATTTTCCCCATCATTACTCGTCTAATCCCAATCTGCTTGATAGCTAA